From Blattabacterium cuenoti, the proteins below share one genomic window:
- the rseP gene encoding RIP metalloprotease RseP, translating into MTSSFIRSIQLLLSISILIVVHEFGHFILAKTFKVRVERFFLFFDPWFSIFKKKIGNTIYGIGWIPLGGYVKISGMMMNEERNSDKKNSWDFCSKSAIKRLLIVSGGIISNIILSIILFSLLLFQYGEINLPTKNVKYGIEVDSLGEKIGLKNGDNILLINGRYIHYFNDIPRAIILGNSITINRMGKTMKLLLNNDKKRILFDQKEFKFSIRPRIPPIIKYVIKGSSADKSGFKQDDEILAINSEFILFFDQLKESLSKYKKNQSLLISINRDGRIIQKKIFLDKNGILGFYLKDFIDMDEIFLFDQKKYSIMESFSYGVQRTWNVLNHHISFMKNMFHLETKAYKHLGSIFSMAKEFPNQWNLDVFLTLTASLSIWLAFLNLLPIPSLDGGYILFLIIEIITRRKIKEKIFERFTIIGFITISLMMMMVIIWDIFKVFFS; encoded by the coding sequence ATGACGTCTTCTTTTATTAGATCAATACAATTATTATTAAGCATATCTATATTGATTGTTGTTCATGAATTTGGTCATTTTATATTAGCAAAAACTTTTAAAGTTCGTGTAGAAAGATTCTTTCTATTTTTTGATCCTTGGTTTTCTATTTTCAAAAAAAAAATAGGAAATACTATTTATGGAATAGGATGGATTCCTTTAGGGGGATATGTTAAAATATCTGGAATGATGATGAATGAAGAAAGAAATTCGGATAAAAAAAACAGTTGGGATTTTTGTTCAAAATCTGCAATTAAAAGGCTTTTAATTGTTTCAGGTGGAATAATTTCTAATATTATATTATCAATCATTCTTTTTTCTCTTTTGTTATTTCAATATGGAGAAATCAATCTTCCAACGAAAAATGTTAAATATGGAATAGAGGTAGACAGTTTAGGTGAAAAAATAGGATTAAAAAATGGAGATAATATTTTATTAATAAATGGAAGATATATTCATTACTTTAATGATATTCCTAGAGCCATTATTTTAGGTAATTCTATTACGATAAACCGTATGGGTAAAACCATGAAATTATTATTAAATAATGATAAAAAAAGAATTTTATTCGATCAAAAAGAATTTAAATTTTCTATCAGACCTCGTATTCCTCCCATTATAAAATATGTAATAAAAGGTTCTTCAGCAGATAAATCAGGATTTAAACAAGATGATGAAATTTTGGCTATTAATTCAGAATTTATTTTATTTTTCGATCAACTTAAAGAAAGTTTATCTAAATATAAAAAAAATCAATCTTTATTGATCTCTATTAATAGAGATGGAAGAATTATTCAAAAAAAAATTTTTCTAGATAAAAATGGAATTTTAGGATTTTATTTAAAAGATTTTATAGATATGGATGAAATTTTTTTATTTGATCAAAAAAAATATTCTATAATGGAAAGTTTTTCTTATGGCGTTCAAAGGACTTGGAATGTTTTAAATCATCATATTTCTTTCATGAAAAACATGTTTCATTTAGAAACTAAAGCTTATAAACATTTAGGTAGTATATTTTCTATGGCTAAAGAATTTCCTAATCAATGGAATTTGGATGTTTTTTTAACTTTAACAGCTTCTTTATCTATATGGTTAGCCTTTCTAAATCTACTTCCTATTCCATCATTAGATGGTGGTTATATTCTATTTTTAATTATAGAAATTATAACTAGAAGAAAAATTAAAGAAAAAATTTTTGAACGTTTTACTATCATTGGTTTTATCACAATAAGTTTAATGATGATGATGGTAATTATTTGGGATATCTTCAAAGTATTTTTTTCTTAG
- a CDS encoding FeoA family protein: MHINLNLSNLKIGEKGIIKGYKNEDFPIKLLELGVLPGVEIEIIFVSIFYDPLCIFYNQSCLALRKKEAENIIVEPIIINAKNN, translated from the coding sequence ATGCATATAAATTTGAATTTATCTAATCTTAAAATAGGAGAAAAAGGTATTATAAAAGGATATAAAAATGAAGATTTTCCTATAAAATTATTAGAATTAGGAGTACTTCCTGGTGTTGAAATTGAAATAATTTTTGTTTCTATCTTTTATGATCCATTATGTATTTTTTATAATCAATCTTGTCTAGCTTTGCGTAAAAAAGAAGCAGAAAATATTATCGTAGAACCCATTATTATCAATGCAAAAAATAATTAA
- the mgtE gene encoding magnesium transporter, which produces MFNPHKNFLEKNFNEIFLNNQTINYLIKLIQTYPDKVIEIFILLEIDKATSIFKVLDFPVQKKIIENLPSIRMMDFLNKLSIDDRVSFLENFPEKSLKDLIKYLTPEEKCKTLVSLGYPENSVGRLMIPYYLAVQETWSVQEVLDYIRKEGKNSDVIEIVYIINKKGKLIDDIKIQELLVVDPTTKVSSIMDKQYTAALSVTETEEIATKIFSMNNRVSLPVIDDQKILLGIVTIDDILWVSNENYREDIQKMAGMEALNQSYLNVPLFKLMKKRAGWLILLFIGELLTTTVMQYFSSAIEKAIVLALFIPLVVSSGGNSGSQASSLIIQAMALGEVKIKDWWIVLRREIICGFFLGCILGLTGFIRILAWHKANFFNYGPHCLLVGLTVFLSLIGVVLWGTFSGSMLPFIIKKFGGDPASSSAPFVATLVDVIGLIIYFSISYIIFHGTLL; this is translated from the coding sequence TTAGAAAAAAATTTTAATGAGATTTTTTTAAATAATCAAACTATTAATTATTTAATCAAATTGATTCAAACTTATCCGGATAAGGTTATAGAAATATTTATTTTATTAGAAATAGATAAAGCTACTTCTATTTTCAAAGTTTTAGATTTTCCTGTACAGAAAAAAATAATAGAAAATCTTCCTTCAATTAGAATGATGGATTTTCTAAACAAATTATCAATAGACGATCGTGTTTCTTTTTTAGAAAATTTTCCAGAAAAATCTTTAAAAGATTTAATTAAATATTTGACTCCAGAAGAGAAATGTAAAACATTAGTGTCTTTAGGATATCCTGAAAATAGTGTAGGACGTCTTATGATTCCATATTATCTTGCTGTACAAGAAACTTGGAGTGTACAAGAAGTTTTGGATTATATACGAAAAGAAGGAAAAAATAGTGATGTTATAGAAATTGTATATATAATAAATAAAAAAGGAAAATTAATAGATGATATAAAAATACAGGAATTATTAGTAGTAGATCCAACTACTAAAGTTTCTAGTATAATGGATAAACAATATACTGCAGCATTAAGTGTAACAGAGACTGAAGAAATAGCTACAAAAATATTTTCTATGAATAATAGAGTTTCTCTTCCCGTTATAGATGATCAAAAGATTCTACTTGGAATTGTTACTATAGATGATATTTTATGGGTATCAAATGAAAATTATAGAGAAGATATACAAAAAATGGCAGGTATGGAGGCTTTAAATCAATCCTATTTAAATGTTCCATTATTTAAATTAATGAAAAAAAGAGCAGGATGGTTAATTTTATTATTTATAGGGGAGTTGTTGACAACAACTGTCATGCAATATTTTTCAAGTGCAATAGAAAAAGCTATTGTTTTAGCTTTATTTATTCCACTAGTTGTTTCAAGTGGTGGAAATAGTGGATCTCAAGCTTCTAGTCTCATTATTCAGGCTATGGCTTTAGGAGAAGTAAAAATAAAAGATTGGTGGATTGTCTTACGACGAGAAATAATATGTGGATTTTTTTTAGGTTGTATTTTAGGTTTAACAGGATTCATCCGTATTTTAGCTTGGCATAAAGCTAATTTTTTTAATTATGGACCTCATTGTTTATTAGTTGGATTAACTGTTTTTTTATCTTTAATAGGAGTTGTTTTATGGGGGACTTTTAGTGGTTCTATGTTGCCTTTTATTATTAAGAAATTTGGAGGGGATCCAGCAAGTTCTTCTGCCCCTTTTGTAGCTACATTAGTAGATGTTATTGGTTTAATTATATATTTCTCTATATCTTATATTATTTTTCATGGTACTTTATTGTAA
- a CDS encoding HIT family protein: protein MKKNNIFTKIIKNEIPFYKVAENYDHLAFLDIYPIKIGHTLIIPKNKNVDKIFNLTEEEFISIMSFSRKVAIGIEKVIPCNRIGIFVLGFEIPHVHIHLIPMDQESDGDFSKKRIVIPEKNLQILSKKIYNSIKI from the coding sequence ATAAAAAAAAATAACATTTTTACAAAAATCATTAAAAATGAGATACCTTTTTATAAGGTAGCTGAAAATTATGATCATCTAGCTTTTTTAGATATTTATCCAATAAAAATTGGGCATACGTTGATCATTCCAAAAAATAAAAATGTAGATAAAATATTTAATCTAACAGAAGAAGAGTTTATTTCTATCATGTCCTTTTCAAGAAAAGTAGCTATAGGAATTGAAAAAGTAATTCCTTGTAATCGCATAGGAATATTTGTTCTTGGATTTGAAATTCCTCATGTTCATATTCATTTGATTCCTATGGATCAAGAAAGTGATGGAGATTTTTCTAAAAAAAGAATAGTTATACCTGAAAAAAATCTTCAGATTTTATCAAAAAAAATTTATAATTCTATCAAAATATAA
- a CDS encoding PASTA domain-containing protein, whose amino-acid sequence MNYSKYLFIIFFNLLIAILILYKITNLTLKWVDSYTKHGSYVIVPNLHSMTLKESIYILNKLGLKYDIDTSHYDPSLEPNQVLSFFPESGNHVKIGRYIYIQANSEKNHTTVLPNIVNKNKHIAIRLVQENHLFVKEIKYVNDLSKDIVLRVLYKGKFISSGYILPYQDNITLVIGKGNEFFVPNVIGMSLPEAIFILRNKLFHIINFYYDNPSDATSKNAKIYRQKPFPGKIKDRNQSVYLWLTTDKSMKKELFDNLIIKPTEEKQNKGIIKPTEEKQNKGIINPTEEKQNKGIIKPTEEKQNKGIPKRTEEKQN is encoded by the coding sequence ATGAATTATTCAAAATATCTTTTTATTATATTTTTCAATTTATTAATTGCTATACTTATTTTATATAAAATAACAAATCTAACATTAAAATGGGTAGATTCATACACAAAACACGGATCTTATGTGATAGTCCCTAATCTTCATTCTATGACTTTAAAAGAATCTATATATATCTTAAATAAATTAGGATTAAAATATGATATAGATACTTCTCATTACGATCCATCATTGGAACCTAATCAAGTTTTATCTTTTTTCCCAGAATCAGGTAATCATGTTAAAATAGGAAGATATATATATATACAAGCTAATTCTGAAAAAAATCATACGACAGTTCTACCTAATATTGTTAACAAAAATAAACATATAGCTATTAGATTAGTTCAAGAAAATCACTTATTTGTAAAAGAAATAAAATATGTTAATGATCTATCGAAAGATATTGTTTTAAGAGTTTTATATAAAGGAAAATTTATTTCATCCGGATATATTTTGCCATATCAAGATAATATTACTTTAGTAATAGGAAAAGGAAATGAATTTTTTGTTCCAAATGTTATTGGAATGTCTTTACCTGAAGCTATATTTATTTTAAGAAACAAATTATTTCATATTATTAATTTTTATTATGATAATCCATCAGATGCTACTTCAAAAAATGCGAAAATTTATCGTCAAAAACCTTTTCCTGGAAAAATAAAGGATAGAAATCAATCTGTTTATTTGTGGTTAACGACTGATAAAAGTATGAAAAAAGAATTGTTTGATAATTTAATAATCAAACCAACAGAAGAAAAGCAAAATAAAGGAATAATCAAACCAACAGAAGAAAAGCAAAATAAAGGAATAATTAATCCAACAGAAGAAAAACAAAATAAAGGAATAATCAAACCAACAGAAGAAAAACAAAATAAAGGAATACCAAAAAGAACAGAAGAAAAACAAAATA
- a CDS encoding 5-formyltetrahydrofolate cyclo-ligase produces MENDKIKLRKKYLFYRKKLSKIEVIKMSHDIFHLSKKLSFWNKNFYHIFLPIKKYNEINTFIITDFLLKERKKITIPCSDFIKNSIENCLFHEKSFLKKNRYGILEPVDKYIIHPSLIEVIFIPLLIFDLKGYRIGYGKGFYDKFITKCNKNVIKIGLSFFPPIEKIGSIHKNDLIIDIGITINKIFFFSKKKIL; encoded by the coding sequence ATGGAAAATGATAAAATAAAATTACGAAAAAAATACCTTTTTTATAGAAAAAAACTATCTAAAATAGAAGTAATAAAAATGAGTCATGATATCTTTCATCTTTCTAAAAAATTATCATTCTGGAATAAAAATTTTTATCATATTTTCTTACCTATAAAAAAATATAACGAAATAAACACTTTTATTATTACTGATTTTCTTTTAAAAGAAAGAAAAAAAATCACAATACCTTGTTCTGATTTTATTAAAAATTCCATAGAAAATTGTTTGTTTCATGAAAAATCTTTTTTAAAAAAAAATAGATATGGAATACTTGAACCAGTTGATAAATATATTATTCATCCTTCATTAATTGAAGTTATTTTTATTCCCTTATTAATTTTTGATTTAAAAGGATATCGGATCGGTTATGGAAAAGGTTTTTATGATAAATTTATTACAAAATGTAATAAAAATGTTATCAAAATTGGGTTAAGTTTTTTTCCTCCTATAGAAAAAATTGGATCTATACATAAAAATGATCTTATAATAGATATAGGGATAACCATAAATAAAATTTTCTTTTTTTCTAAGAAAAAAATACTTTGA
- a CDS encoding alpha/beta fold hydrolase has translation MFIYFHNKENVYYKKKGNGIPIVFLHGFMESSEIWNDVYELISNKYKVLLIDCPGHGKSLLSKKRETIYTMEEAADSIKTILEKENIKKAVFVGHSMGGYIALALSEKYPEIFLGLCLLHSTAESDTKEKRKKRFQSIKLAIDHYPLFVSSNISKLFNPEKLDFFQKKFIFLKKIAFSTTIHSVVSFLRGMSIRKDRRFLLKTTTFPKLYIIGMYDSILPYKKLREEAKQGYKSFYAEIPTGHIAPIEDPTKIVNILENFIRNNIVKNKTTDDHEFINHIP, from the coding sequence ATGTTCATTTATTTTCATAATAAGGAAAATGTCTATTATAAAAAAAAAGGAAATGGAATTCCTATTGTTTTTTTACATGGATTTATGGAAAGTTCAGAAATTTGGAATGATGTATATGAATTAATATCTAATAAATATAAAGTACTTTTAATTGATTGTCCAGGTCATGGAAAAAGTCTTCTTTCAAAAAAAAGAGAAACCATTTATACAATGGAAGAGGCTGCTGATTCTATCAAAACTATTTTAGAGAAAGAAAATATAAAAAAAGCAGTTTTTGTAGGTCATTCCATGGGAGGATATATAGCTTTAGCTCTTTCGGAGAAATATCCAGAAATATTTTTAGGTTTATGTTTGCTACATTCCACAGCGGAATCAGATACAAAAGAAAAAAGAAAAAAACGTTTCCAATCCATTAAATTGGCAATAGATCATTATCCATTATTTGTTTCTTCTAATATTAGTAAATTATTTAATCCTGAAAAATTAGATTTTTTTCAAAAAAAATTCATTTTTTTAAAAAAAATAGCTTTTTCCACTACAATTCATAGTGTTGTTTCTTTTTTACGAGGTATGTCTATACGTAAAGATAGAAGGTTTTTATTAAAAACGACAACATTTCCAAAATTATACATTATAGGAATGTATGATTCGATTCTTCCATATAAAAAACTACGTGAAGAAGCCAAACAAGGATATAAAAGTTTTTATGCAGAAATACCAACCGGTCATATAGCACCAATAGAAGATCCTACAAAAATAGTAAATATTTTAGAAAATTTTATAAGAAATAATATAGTAAAAAATAAAACAACAGATGATCATGAATTCATAAATCATATACCATAA
- a CDS encoding D-alanine--D-alanine ligase, translating to MKKIAIVMGGYTEESVISMKSGEVVYENLNKKEFDVYKVYIGINKWFLKNKKNEEYPINKKDFTVSFSENKILKFDCVFNAIHGSPGEDGILQAYFHLLKIPYTGCNFHHANLTFNKKYCITLLKEFGIKTAPSFFINKNQHFCKKKIIKKIGFPCFIKPNRSGSSIGISKVWKEEELFLSVKKAFEIDEEIIIESSLKGVEISVGVIIWNQEIKVLPITEIISKNDFFDFESKYSGISKEITPARLHPEIEIKVRHIAKKIYEILNLSCISRSEFIIVNGSPVFLEINTIPGLSKESIFPKQLKIYGISLSELFQKNIYDSIEIFKKRKL from the coding sequence ATGAAAAAAATTGCCATTGTTATGGGCGGTTATACAGAAGAATCTGTTATTTCAATGAAAAGTGGAGAAGTTGTTTACGAGAATTTAAACAAAAAAGAATTTGATGTTTATAAAGTTTATATAGGAATAAATAAGTGGTTTTTAAAAAATAAAAAAAACGAAGAATATCCTATAAATAAAAAAGATTTTACTGTTTCTTTTTCTGAAAATAAAATTCTTAAATTTGATTGTGTATTTAATGCTATTCATGGATCTCCAGGAGAAGATGGAATATTACAAGCTTATTTTCATTTATTAAAAATACCTTATACAGGATGTAATTTTCATCATGCTAATTTAACTTTTAATAAAAAATATTGTATAACTCTATTAAAAGAGTTTGGAATAAAAACTGCTCCATCTTTTTTTATAAATAAAAATCAACATTTTTGCAAAAAAAAAATTATAAAAAAAATAGGATTTCCATGTTTTATAAAACCAAATCGATCAGGATCTAGCATAGGTATATCTAAAGTATGGAAAGAAGAAGAATTATTTCTTTCTGTCAAAAAAGCTTTTGAAATAGATGAAGAAATTATTATTGAATCTTCATTGAAAGGAGTTGAAATATCTGTAGGAGTAATAATTTGGAACCAGGAGATTAAAGTTCTCCCGATTACAGAAATAATCAGTAAAAATGATTTCTTCGATTTTGAATCAAAATATTCTGGAATTTCTAAGGAAATAACGCCCGCTAGATTACATCCAGAGATAGAAATAAAGGTTCGTCATATTGCAAAGAAAATATATGAAATTTTAAACTTATCATGCATATCTAGATCTGAATTTATTATTGTAAATGGATCCCCAGTTTTTCTAGAAATTAATACCATTCCTGGTCTTTCTAAAGAAAGTATTTTTCCGAAACAATTAAAAATATATGGGATATCCTTATCCGAATTATTTCAAAAAAATATATATGATTCTATTGAAATTTTTAAGAAAAGAAAATTATAA
- the feoB gene encoding ferrous iron transport protein B, which translates to MQKIIKLAIIGNPNVGKTSLFNQLTGLNQKVGNYSGVTVDKIIGFFSYKKKNYQIVDLPGICSIYPSSEDEEIVCKLLNNIEEINYPDKIIVVANSSNIKRSLFLFRQIQDLGFTVILALNMLDEAKKKGIFINIEKLKKILSTEIVSINARKGIGLEELKEKINNFNKKQHTFSFNPILHYPIAIQDVQKNYKVQNKYRAWSYLANNKFLKEDNRFLLKKIIKKHNLIPRRLQIKETLDRYEKIGTIFSKTVSNFIYNNKVDSFSFSKKIDKHLFLHPFWGYFIFFFLLFFIFQSVFFWSEGPKKFIEYFFFLIKKKLENIYPGPLNDFLIQGFLPGISTIFSFIPQIFILLFFLLIMEESGYINRVIFLMDRLMRPFGLNGKSVVPLISSVACAIPAIMSARHIENYRDRLITILVTPFITCSARLPVYTLIISIIIPDKKFFFFQLKGLVLMGMYFLGFFSALSIAMILHLFLKKDYKSHLIMEMPTYKYPIIRNVLITLWINIKSFILNAGKMILFISILIWVLGSFGPSPSKKFFSDNFIFFEKKKLPNSYLGLLGKKIEPFLIPLGYDWKIGIGILSSFVAREVFVSTMASVYSIEKEGNFFLLKNKMEKDIFPKTGKHNLATGFSLLFFYALSMQCLSTLSIVKKETKSWKWTIIQFSFMIILAYISSFFIYQILK; encoded by the coding sequence ATGCAAAAAATAATTAAATTAGCTATAATTGGAAATCCAAATGTTGGAAAAACTTCTTTGTTTAATCAATTAACTGGACTAAATCAAAAAGTTGGAAATTATTCAGGAGTTACTGTGGATAAAATAATAGGATTTTTTTCTTATAAAAAAAAAAATTATCAAATCGTAGATTTACCTGGAATATGTAGTATATATCCTTCTTCTGAAGATGAAGAAATAGTTTGTAAACTATTGAATAATATAGAAGAAATTAATTATCCTGATAAAATTATTGTTGTCGCTAATTCTTCCAATATAAAAAGGAGCCTTTTTTTATTCAGACAAATACAAGATTTAGGTTTTACAGTTATTCTTGCATTAAATATGCTAGATGAAGCTAAAAAAAAAGGAATATTTATTAATATAGAAAAACTAAAAAAAATTCTTTCAACAGAAATTGTTTCAATTAACGCAAGAAAAGGAATAGGTTTAGAAGAGCTTAAAGAAAAAATTAATAATTTTAATAAAAAACAACATACTTTTTCCTTTAACCCTATCTTACATTATCCAATTGCTATTCAAGATGTACAAAAGAATTATAAAGTACAAAATAAATACAGAGCTTGGTCTTATTTAGCAAATAACAAATTTTTAAAGGAGGATAATCGATTTTTATTAAAAAAAATAATAAAAAAACACAATCTTATTCCTAGAAGATTACAAATTAAGGAAACACTGGATAGATATGAAAAAATAGGAACAATTTTTTCAAAAACGGTATCTAATTTCATTTATAATAATAAAGTCGATTCCTTCTCTTTTTCCAAAAAAATAGACAAACATTTATTTCTACATCCTTTTTGGGGTTATTTTATTTTCTTTTTTTTATTATTTTTTATCTTTCAAAGTGTTTTTTTTTGGTCAGAGGGTCCTAAAAAATTTATAGAATATTTTTTTTTTTTAATAAAAAAAAAATTAGAAAACATTTATCCAGGACCTTTGAATGATTTTTTAATACAAGGATTTTTACCTGGTATTAGTACTATTTTCTCTTTTATTCCACAAATTTTTATTTTATTATTTTTCCTTCTTATCATGGAAGAAAGTGGTTATATAAACAGAGTTATATTTTTAATGGATAGATTGATGAGACCTTTCGGTTTAAATGGAAAAAGCGTAGTTCCTCTTATTTCTAGTGTAGCTTGTGCTATTCCAGCTATAATGTCTGCTAGACATATTGAAAATTACAGAGATCGTTTGATCACAATATTAGTGACTCCTTTTATAACATGTTCTGCTAGATTGCCCGTATACACTTTAATTATTTCTATTATTATTCCAGATAAAAAGTTTTTTTTTTTTCAACTAAAAGGTTTAGTTCTTATGGGTATGTATTTTTTAGGTTTTTTTTCAGCCTTAAGTATAGCTATGATTCTTCATCTTTTTCTTAAAAAAGATTATAAAAGCCATCTAATTATGGAAATGCCTACTTATAAATATCCTATTATTCGAAATGTATTAATTACTTTATGGATTAATATCAAATCATTTATTTTAAATGCAGGAAAAATGATTTTATTCATAAGTATTTTAATTTGGGTTTTAGGATCTTTTGGTCCTTCTCCTTCAAAAAAATTTTTTTCTGATAATTTCATTTTTTTTGAGAAAAAAAAATTACCTAACTCTTATTTGGGGTTATTAGGAAAAAAAATAGAACCATTTCTTATTCCACTAGGATATGACTGGAAAATAGGAATAGGAATATTATCTTCTTTTGTTGCAAGAGAAGTTTTTGTTAGTACTATGGCATCAGTATATAGTATAGAAAAGGAAGGAAATTTTTTCTTATTAAAGAATAAAATGGAAAAAGATATTTTTCCTAAGACAGGAAAACATAACCTTGCTACAGGTTTTTCTTTACTTTTTTTTTATGCATTGTCTATGCAGTGTCTAAGTACTTTATCTATAGTTAAAAAAGAAACAAAATCTTGGAAATGGACAATAATACAATTTTCCTTTATGATTATTTTAGCTTATATTTCTTCCTTTTTTATTTATCAAATTTTAAAATAA
- a CDS encoding RluA family pseudouridine synthase, producing the protein MTIKKFQFFAKKNQYSVRIDKFLTQSIQNTSRNIIQKATDLGKVLVNKYPIKKNYKIKPFDIVEAEIYYPSILDPEYKNILAEEIYLNIHHEDDDILVINKGEGMVVHPGYGNKSGTLIHGIKYYLKNNDKLYRFGLVHRIDKGTTGLLVLAKNEYAQKYLLKQFFSKTIKRTYLALVWGDLQKKEGTISGFIGRDPKNRKRMTLKKKNFPNGKFSITHYKVLERFKYMTFVSCNLETGKKHQIRVHFKFLGHPLFNDSTYGGNKILMKKKLSNNYRIFFQKCFNFLNSKRHALHAVSLSLIHPKNDKLHLFTCRIPKDLEEILHYLRNNYNKVP; encoded by the coding sequence ATGACTATAAAAAAATTTCAATTTTTTGCAAAAAAAAATCAATATTCCGTTAGAATTGATAAATTTTTAACACAGTCTATCCAAAATACAAGCAGAAATATAATTCAAAAAGCAACTGACTTAGGAAAAGTATTAGTAAATAAATATCCCATCAAAAAAAATTATAAAATAAAACCTTTTGATATTGTGGAAGCTGAAATATATTATCCTTCTATTTTAGATCCAGAATATAAAAATATTTTAGCAGAAGAGATTTATTTAAATATTCATCATGAAGATGATGATATTCTTGTTATAAATAAAGGAGAAGGAATGGTCGTTCATCCAGGATATGGAAATAAAAGTGGAACACTTATTCATGGAATTAAATACTATTTAAAAAATAATGATAAATTATATAGATTTGGTTTAGTTCATCGAATAGATAAAGGAACAACAGGTTTACTTGTTTTAGCAAAAAATGAGTATGCACAAAAATATTTATTAAAACAATTTTTTTCTAAAACAATAAAAAGAACGTATTTAGCATTAGTATGGGGAGATTTACAGAAAAAAGAAGGAACAATAAGTGGTTTCATAGGAAGAGATCCTAAAAATAGAAAAAGAATGACTTTGAAGAAAAAAAATTTTCCTAATGGAAAATTTTCCATAACTCATTACAAAGTTTTAGAACGTTTTAAATATATGACATTTGTTTCTTGCAATTTAGAAACAGGAAAAAAACATCAAATAAGAGTTCATTTCAAATTTTTAGGACATCCATTATTTAATGACTCAACATATGGTGGAAATAAAATACTTATGAAAAAAAAATTATCTAATAATTATAGAATCTTTTTTCAAAAATGTTTCAATTTTTTAAATTCAAAAAGACATGCATTACATGCTGTTTCTCTTTCTTTAATTCATCCAAAGAATGATAAATTACACCTTTTTACATGTAGAATTCCTAAAGATTTAGAAGAAATACTACATTATTTAAGAAACAATTACAATAAAGTACCATGA
- a CDS encoding type III pantothenate kinase, giving the protein MLLTVNIGNSSIRFGLFENNNHHHLECDRSWIINTNPHRSLDEYIFLFKSIYHQNGILSQLIKNIVIGSVVPSLTNIVELSLYKIHKKKPIVVDRYSISPVKHFSHQLGTDLYANAIAAYTLYHKKKKKALLVIDFGTALSFTCIDKNGLIQGVVIAPGVKNSLFSLIGNTALLSQVELKKPSNILGKYTETCIQSGIIYGYLSMVEGLINRINKELKKNCFVIATGGLSHIYSPLTNSIHYEDKLHTIKGLKILFYWNNK; this is encoded by the coding sequence ATGTTGTTGACAGTAAATATTGGAAATTCAAGTATTCGTTTTGGTTTATTTGAGAATAATAATCATCATCATTTAGAATGTGATAGATCTTGGATTATTAATACGAATCCACATAGATCTTTAGATGAATATATTTTTTTGTTTAAAAGTATTTATCATCAAAATGGAATTTTATCTCAATTAATAAAAAATATTGTTATAGGTTCTGTCGTTCCTTCTCTAACAAATATTGTGGAACTATCTTTGTATAAGATACATAAAAAAAAACCAATTGTAGTAGATAGATATTCTATATCTCCAGTAAAACATTTTTCTCATCAATTGGGTACAGATCTATATGCTAATGCTATAGCCGCTTATACCTTATATCATAAAAAGAAGAAAAAAGCTCTACTTGTAATAGATTTTGGAACAGCTTTAAGTTTTACATGTATTGATAAAAATGGACTTATTCAAGGTGTTGTAATTGCCCCAGGAGTAAAAAATTCCTTATTTTCTTTGATAGGAAATACAGCTCTACTTTCACAAGTAGAATTAAAAAAACCTTCAAATATATTAGGTAAATATACAGAAACATGTATACAAAGTGGAATTATTTATGGATATCTGAGCATGGTGGAAGGATTAATAAATCGTATTAATAAAGAATTAAAAAAGAATTGTTTTGTGATAGCTACTGGAGGTTTATCACATATTTATTCTCCTTTAACAAATTCAATCCATTATGAAGATAAATTACATACAATAAAAGGATTAAAAATCCTATTTTATTGGAATAATAAATAA